From Amycolatopsis sp. YIM 10, the proteins below share one genomic window:
- a CDS encoding CdaR family transcriptional regulator: MGTTSEAEVETIVEAVHQAIASRVFPHHVTETAFELKLRRCVSGNIGYLADVAAGRVDPGEPDLGHALAFADVVAAQGLPFEDLERAYWVGLEQFWHRWLAIVGEAAERGDGTVTELIGNRTPAVFGYVTRVLGLVSARYDETSGELACTGAERRRALVEELLGGAPPAYTQFLDDELGYRLRACHVALLLHGDRFQAERRLARLRHETEAPAALLVERGPGLFAGWLGFPGRVDPATLDVIRRAVSRHGEPVVAGGPAAGLAGFRRAHEEATRALALREVLADPVDFLWYSDVRLEAFLLENPSAAWRFVAEELGELAEANERADRIRETLLAALASGSQARAATELGVHENTVRLRIRTATELLGDALSERRTELLVALRLRRALGSGPGTTTMDAVS, from the coding sequence GTGGGTACGACGAGCGAGGCCGAGGTCGAGACCATCGTGGAAGCGGTGCACCAAGCCATCGCCTCCCGGGTTTTCCCGCACCACGTAACCGAAACCGCCTTCGAGCTCAAGCTGCGGCGGTGCGTGAGCGGCAACATCGGCTACCTCGCCGACGTCGCGGCCGGCCGGGTCGACCCCGGCGAACCCGACCTCGGGCACGCCCTCGCCTTCGCCGACGTGGTGGCCGCACAGGGCCTGCCGTTCGAGGATCTGGAGCGCGCCTACTGGGTCGGCCTGGAGCAGTTCTGGCACCGCTGGCTGGCCATCGTCGGCGAGGCCGCCGAACGCGGGGACGGCACGGTCACCGAGCTGATCGGCAACCGCACCCCGGCCGTGTTCGGCTACGTCACGCGGGTGCTCGGCCTGGTCAGCGCCCGGTACGACGAGACGTCCGGCGAACTGGCCTGCACCGGCGCCGAACGCCGCCGCGCGCTGGTCGAGGAACTGCTCGGCGGCGCGCCGCCCGCCTACACCCAGTTCCTCGACGACGAGCTGGGCTACCGGCTGCGTGCCTGCCACGTCGCCCTGCTGCTGCACGGCGACCGGTTCCAGGCCGAGCGGCGGCTGGCCAGGCTGCGGCACGAGACCGAGGCCCCGGCCGCGCTGCTCGTCGAGCGCGGCCCCGGGCTGTTCGCGGGCTGGCTCGGCTTCCCCGGCCGCGTCGACCCGGCGACGCTGGACGTGATCCGGCGGGCGGTTTCGCGGCACGGCGAACCGGTGGTGGCCGGTGGCCCGGCCGCCGGGCTCGCCGGGTTCCGCCGCGCGCACGAGGAGGCCACGCGGGCGCTGGCGCTGCGCGAGGTGCTGGCCGATCCGGTCGATTTCCTCTGGTACAGCGACGTCCGGCTGGAGGCCTTCCTGCTGGAGAACCCGTCGGCGGCCTGGCGGTTCGTCGCGGAGGAACTCGGTGAACTGGCCGAGGCGAACGAACGGGCCGACCGCATCCGCGAGACCCTGCTGGCCGCCCTCGCCAGCGGCTCGCAGGCCCGCGCGGCCACCGAACTCGGCGTGCACGAGAACACCGTGCGGCTGCGCATCCGCACCGCCACCGAGCTGCTCGGCGACGCGCTCTCCGAACGCCGCACCGAGTTGCTGGTCGCCCTGCGCCTGCGCCGCGCCCTGGGCTCCGGCCCCGGCACCACCACGATGGACGCCGTCAGCTAG